The Trypanosoma brucei brucei TREU927 chromosome 9, whole genome shotgun sequence genome includes a window with the following:
- a CDS encoding hypothetical protein, conserved (sequence similarity to pescadillo protein): MHRKQAWSKRVKKERQKKKYLTRMQATRLLQVDSIHFRRLCILKGIYPRALNRSKQKQSGNDKQYYLAREIKWLVRDHLADRMMAFRAWEKKVRRAEAMRLTEDLKVLHSNKVKPKYSLVATIKERYPYFADAVRDIDDAMSMIALYAFLSPEVASESTIETHHTLTSGLHRRARETCERWNSYVERAQALSKGFISIKGYYFEAIVRGERVRWLCPHEYAHKFPAGVQQYIMISFLEFYLELMRFVLFKLERDLAEKQKAEEEEPNLNAENFDTTNKETVQGLGGTVGQVAKRVELMDEELRKVRRVFEGLSFYISREVPHKHAALVIKACGGRVATGYVAENITHFVVDRPALPPGFEKDDRIEYVQPQYLFDCLNARLLLPPNGYRIGEELPPHVSPFTVAITNSTEDIAAVEEARRDHPKIVSYVPKRVHEIRKLINPQYTPTDPDGKAAELLLEEESDEENVAAQELDRDDDVQLSGDELQEARRRPKWEDEQVTESVERTKLSALKVRQQRELNLMNAPTNEAVARRRLAQQKAKEARKQQETDEHRLRRKLADVKRQEVATRKMQLQVARKKAARYYKMVNGVVQGNERREKMLTAKAKQLSEGRISAAKDGSGLVNNKLEARRAKAEAAGKKLKEKKPSNPYSKLPKWVR, from the coding sequence ATGCACCGAAAGCAGGCATGGTCAAAGCGCGTGAAGAAGGAGCGccaaaagaagaagtacCTCACGCGCATGCAGGCAACGCGTTTGCTGCAGGTCGACTCGATTCACTTTCGTCGCCTCTGCATACTCAAGGGTATTTATCCCCGTGCTCTGAACCGAAGCAAGCAGAAACAAAGCGGCAATGACAAGCAATATTACCTTGCCCGTGAAATTAAGTGGTTGGTACGGGATCACCTGGCGGATCGCATGATGGCGTTCCGCGCGTGGGAAAAGAAGGTTCGCCGGGCGGAGGCTATGAGGCTCACTGAAGACCTTAAAGTCCTTCACAGTAACAAGGTTAAACCCAAGTATAGCCTTGTTGCCACAATTAAGGAGCGCTATCCTTACTTCGCTGACGCTGTGCGGGATATTGATGACGCCATGTCTATGATTGCATTGTACGCTTTTCTGAGTCCCGAAGTGGCGAGTGAGAGTACCATTGAGACGCATCACACGCTGACCTCTGGACTTCATCGACGGGCCCGCGAGACATGCGAACGGTGGAATAGCTATGTAGAGCGCGCCCAAGCCTTGTCAAAGGGATTTATATCCATAAAAGGGTATTACTTTGAGGCCATTGTTCGTGGCGAGCGTGTGCGTTGGTTATGCCCGCATGAGTACGCTCACAAATTTCCAGCAGGTGTACAGCAGTATATAATGATCAGTTTCCTTGAGTTCTACCTTGAATTGATGCGCTTCGTGCTTTTTAAGTTGGAGCGTGACCTAGCGGAGAAGCAGAAagcggaggaggaagagccGAACCTAAACGCAGAGAATTTCGACACCACTAACAAGGAAACCGTTCAAGGGTTAGGCGGGACGGTGGGACAAGTTGCCAAACGGGTGGAGCTGATGGACGAGGAGCTGCGGAAGGTACGTCGCGTATTTGAGGGACTCTCCTTCTACATATCGCGTGAGGTCCCGCACAAACATGCAGCACTTGTGATCAAGGCATGCGGTGGCCGTGTTGCAACAGGATACGTCGCCGAAAACATTACACATTTTGTAGTAGACCGACCGGCACTGCCACCTGGTTTTGAGAAAGATGATCGCATTGAAtacgttcaaccgcaatatCTCTTCGATTGTCTCAATGCGCGCCTACTGCTTCCACCCAACGGTTACCGCATTGGTGAGGAGCTCCCGCCGCACGTTTCGCCCTTCACAGTGGCCATCACCAACAGCACGGAGGACATTGCTGCCGTGGAGGAGGCCCGACGGGATCATCCTAAGATAGTTTCATATGTTCCAAAGCGCGTGCACGAGATCCGAAAGCTCATCAACCCGCAGTATACACCAACAGACCCTGATGGAAAGGCTGCGGAGCTCCTTcttgaagaagaaagtgacGAGGAGAACGTCGCCGCACAGGAGCTAGACAGAGACGACGACGTGCAGCTCTCTGGTGACGAACTCCAAGAGGCGCGACGACGACCCAAGTGGGAGGATGAACAAGTGACTGAGTCTGTTGAACGCACCAAATTATCTGCTTTGAAGGTGCGTCAACAGCGCGAGTTGAACTTGATGAATGCGCCTACCAACGAAGCTGTGGCACGTCGGCGCTTGGCACAGCAGAAGGCAAAGGAGGCACGCAAACAGCAAGAGACGGATGAACATCGGCTTCGTAGAAAACTCGCAGATGTGAAACGGCAAGAAGTGGCGACACGCAAGATGCAACTGCAGGTTGCCCGCAAAAAGGCTGCGAGATATTACAAGATGGTCAACGGTGTTGTGCAAGGCAACGAAAGGCGCGAGAAAATGCTGACAGCGAAGGCAAAGCAGTTGTCAGAAGGTCGCATTTCCGCGGCGAAGGACGGAAGTGGACTCGTGAACAATAAGTTGGAGGCAAGACGTGCGAAGGCAGAGGCCGCCGGGAAGAAGCTGAAGGAGAAGAAACCCAGTAATCCATACAGTAAGCTTCCAAAGTGGGTGCGTTGA
- a CDS encoding metalloprotease-like protein: protein MRIHHAFFRQSCRIMRGIDSARSTPTFVNGTDGMGTIHMLFSKRTHSNTTHSNADSAYMPGSNLHVEHPIVQLPARSLWCKQYPLDISLVRRGEFNDMIGRVRAARHYYQYPSLCAPKIGWNVQMFTLFDGTVFINPINLDALEVEEIAKQKSITFVEAEALWMEKKRREGKTCFAWEPCASCCFLLHFIERPSTVRVRAIAEDGNPFEVTLDKMRARMALHELDHLNGILFTRRIPDTSHVVPLEGFSTMSEWPDDYPSLEARSTFLYTTFTPPYTFITDSVEDAQLLDRKFEDGIYPGCEHDRRMRIESAAFEELQRAQWRMEKTREENSEEYDGVEGEVDEEDQEHCEETAAGGVAVKDNAPQ from the coding sequence ATGCGTATACATCATGCATTCTTTAGGCAATCTTGTCGCATAATGCGCGGTATCGACTCAGCGAGATCAACTCCCACTTTTGTTAACGGTACCGACGGCATGGGGACCATCCATATGTTATTTTCGAAACGAACTCACAGTAACACAACTCATAGTAATGCAGACTCAGCTTATATGCCTGGCAGCAACCTCCATGTTGAGCACCCCATAGTGCAACTACCCGCACGCTCATTATGGTGCAAGCAATATCCTCTTGATATTTCTCTTGTTCGTCGCGGTGAGTTCAATGATATGATTGGCCGAGTCCGAGCAGCGCGGCATTACTACCAATATCCTTCTTTGTGTGCTCCAAAGATTGGTTGGAACGTGCAGATGTTTACCCTCTTTGATGGCACTGTCTTCATTAACCCCATTAACCTTGACGCACTagaggtggaggaaatagCTAAGCAAAAGAGCATCACCTTTGTTGAGGCTGAAGCTCTgtggatggaaaagaaacgcCGTGAGGGGAAAACTTGTTTTGCATGGGAGCCGTGTGCCAGTTGCTGTTTTCTGCTACATTTCATTGAGCGTCCGTCAACGGTGCGTGTGCGGGCGATTGCAGAAGATGGCAACCCATTTGAAGTTACCCTCGATAAGATGAGGGCGCGGATGGCGTTGCATGAATTGGACCATCTTAACGGTATTCTTTTTACCCGTCGGATTCCTGACACGAGTCACGTCGTCCCGTTGGAGGGGTTTAGTACAATGAGCGAATGGCCTGATGATTACCCCTCGTTGGAGGCCCGAAGCACGTTCCTCTATACCACCTTCACGCCACCCTACACATTCATCACGGATAGCGTTGAAGATGCTCAACTCCTCGACCGGAAGTTCGAGGATGGAATATATCCCGGTTGCGAGCATGACAGGCGCATGCGCATTGAAAGTGCTGCGTTTGAAGAACTACAGCGGGCACAGTGGCGTATGGAAAAGACACGTGAGGAGAATAGCGAGGAGTACGATGGAGTTGAGGGAGAGGTGGATGAAGAAGATCAAGAACACTGTGAGGAGACCGCCGCTGGTGGTGTTGCAGTGAAGGATAACGCCCCTCAGTAG
- a CDS encoding rhomboid-like protein (curated by J. Mottram): MLRYSPMHLIKTLRGPRVTGAPARFLRDNGVSLVGPARSTFLMMYRMQGNQNVRMGAGAYKDSCRTFCSSAVLRDPKKPSGQLVGTHQVQQRNEGDKGGDEEQKQEDPFGGNAGAGYLPFPPPFHTINVVMLLFLANVITYFLMNFSGSDDLRDFIVEHFTLSHENAGRIYPFFTNALYQENLLQLLIDCWLLWEFGKTMLGFLGNARMTFFASLCTLGGGLIHVARQNFELYYGMDPLEVRGRCYGPNPFILGLVGVEGIIFRHLNFIQQPPVPFLVLTAFVMVIDVWRIFTTKPEEHGAATGGALVAYVFWALPTRMLGLDKLTAAL; encoded by the coding sequence ATGTTACGGTACTCGCCGATGCATTTAATTAAAACATTGAGGGGCCCTCGAGTGACAGGTGCTCCAGCCCGATTCCTCCGCGACAACGGCGTTTCACTCGTGGGACCGGCGAGGTCCACATTTTTGATGATGTACCGCATGCAAGGGAATCAAAACGTACGTATGGGCGCGGGTGCTTACAAGGATTCGTGTCGAACTTTTTGTAGCAGTGCTGTACTGCGAGATCCGAAAAAACCTTCCGGTCAACTCGTTGGGACCCATCAGGTTCAGCAGCGGAACGAAGGGGATAAAGGTGGCGATGAAGAGCAGAAGCAAGAGGATCCGTTTGGTGGTAACGCCGGCGCCGGTTACTTACCATTCCCTCCTCCATTCCACACGATCAATGTTGTGATGCTGCTTTTCCTCGCCAACGTCATCACGTACTTCCTGATGAACTTTTCTGGGAGTGATGATCTGCGAGACTTTATAGTCGAACATTTCACGCTGTCACATGAAAATGCGGGGAGAATATATCCTTTTTTCACCAATGCCCTCTACCAAGAGAATCTTCTGCAGCTTTTGATTGACTGCTGGCTTCTCTGGGAGTTTGGAAAAACGATGCTAGGGTTTCTCGGCAATGCTCGAATGACTTTCTTTGCGTCCCTTTGTACACTTGGTGGTGGTCTTATTCATGTTGCACGCCAAAACTTTGAGTTGTATTATGGAATGGATCCTCTGGAGGTACGTGGTCGATGTTATGGCCCCAATCCGTTTATTCTCGGTCTTGTGGGTGTTGAGGGCATCATTTTCAGACACCTTAACTTTATTCAACAGCCGCCCGTTCCTTTCCTAGTTCTCACTGCTTTTGTGATGGTTATTGACGTGTGGCGCATTTTCACCACGAAGCCAGAGGAACATGGAGCGGCAACTGGTGGTGCTTTAGTCGCGTACGTCTTTTGGGCCCTTCCAACCCGAATGCTCGGCCTTGACAAACTTACAGCAGCATTGTAA
- a CDS encoding hypothetical protein, conserved (contains RING finger domain), giving the protein MIGNGRGLELREEYDMMLQLVRAHMLRRDQGVQPIVLQVQQEGAENREQVTLVFGQVEAEAGSTPLSAVATEQMPPASQDPLITELGPLLLQALALQLLISEQQRRVAAPLDQEAVEKLRRVTLDRDTLDRLETSGQTVCSICQESFPLQSEVYCLPCGHVFDVTCMQHWLERTRTCPNCRFTLQDVEQQYKDAAQPTWWESRLVDGEVGETKGDWTLCPSHSLSGVAEERNERLPSATPRRHQQITQSVGVPVDCTMQRHQERPQQLGREEEEQTQQMQLSSSGAAVGVAQVISGGGGDGTGTETSRTVSSPNRTVDGGRRRCETLSPSTSNVSITHEAVDPSSHSLSPVSADVTNRNSRDCPVEVANESSERSDQLRRGNRYTPMAGTTFLPPPVALNRSVSPPVSSTSTRIAHYVAEEGLPTRVPEIVAVTRPTVRSGSLSLTNDSANPQSRSTFLQPIMPASGNARHAIRALRSRRNEREEGSSLSLTESGILTPPEAVAGGHGRMGGNNRSRRNVHLPHPPHETSSQRRLAESPQSRARDGDTRGEERRQNVVPLQPSVRGNQRKLAQYQSIIRGQSRRC; this is encoded by the coding sequence ATGATTGGAAATGGGCGAGGATTGGAACTTCGGGAGGAGTACGACATGATGCTGCAGTTGGTGCGGGCTCATATGTTGCGTCGTGACCAGGGGGTGCAGCCAATCGTCCTTCAGGTTCAACAAGAGGGAGCGGAAAACAGGGAGCAAGTGACACTGGTTTTTGGCCAAGTTGAAGCGGAGGCTGGAAGCACCCCGCTTTCGGCCGTCGCGACGGAGCAGATGCCACCCGCGTCTCAAGATCCGCTCATAACAGAGTTGGGTCCATTGCTTCTCCAAGCACTCGCTTTGCAGTTGCTAATCAGTGAACAGCAGCGTCGTGTGGCCGCTCCGCTGGACCAGGAGGCTGTTGAGAAACTGAGACGTGTTACGCTTGACCGCGATACGTTAGACCGTCTGGAAACATCTGGTCAGACTGTTTGCTCCATCTGCCAGGAATCATTTCCGCTGCAGTCTGAAGTGTACTGCCTGCCCTGTGGTCACGTCTTTGATGTGACGTGCATGCAGCACTGGTTGGAGCGTACGAGGACGTGCCCAAACTGTCGGTTCACGCTACAAGATGTGGAGCAGCAGTACAAGGACGCGGCACAGCCAACCTGGTGGGAATCTAGATTGGTTGATGGGGAAGTTGGTGAAACGAAAGGTGACTGGACACTATGCCCTTCGCACTCGCTTTCTGGAGTTGCAGAGGAGCGAAATGAGCGTTTGCCGAGCGCCACACCGCGTCGGCACCAACAAATCACCCAAAGTGTTGGTGTTCCAGTCGACTGCACGATGCAGCGCCACCAGGAGCGCCCTCAGCAACTTGGgcgagaagaggaagaacagACACAGCAAATGCAGTTATCTTCCTCTGGGGCAGCTGTCGGCGTAGCACAGGTAATTAGTGGAGGCGGGGGTGATGGCACCGGGACTGAAACTTCGCGGACAGTTAGCAGCCCTAATCGAACTGTAGATGGCGGACGGCGGCGCTGCGAAACACTCTCTCCATCGACGTCAAATGTGAGCATTACCCATGAAGCTGTTGACCCTTCCTCTCATAGTTTGTCTCCTGTTAGTGCAGATGTTACGAATCGAAACTCAAGGGATTGCCCAGTTGAGGTAGCGAACGAAAGCAGCGAACGAAGCGACCAGCTGCGACGGGGAAACCGTTATACACCGATGGCGGGGACAACTTTCTTACCGCCACCAGTTGCACTCAACAGATCCGTATCACCACCTGTGTCGAGTACTTCTACCCGTATAGCACACTACGTAGCTGAGGAGGGGTTGCCAACGCGAGTCCCAGAAATTGTGGCTGTGACGCGTCCCACCGTCAGGTCAGGATCCCTATCCCTTACCAACGACTCCGCGAATCCTCAATCCCGCTCAACCTTCCTGCAACCGATTATGCCAGCGTCCGGGAATGCCAGGCACGCCATAAGAGCATTGAGAAGTCGTCGTAATGAGCGGGAAGAGGGTAGCTCTCTGTCGTTGACCGAAAGCGGTATTCTCACGCCACCGGAGGCGGTTGCAGGGGGTCATGGACGGATGGGTGGAAATAACAGAAGTAGACGTAATGTACACCTCCCACATCCACCGCATGAGACCTCCTCCCAGCGGCGTTTGGCGGAATCCCCACAGTCTCGGGCGCGTGATGGCGACACACGGGGAGAGGAGCGCAGGCAAAATGttgttcctcttcagccGAGTGTTCGCGGAAACCAGCGTAAGTTAGCCCAGTACCAGTCAATTATCAGGGGTCAGTCAAGGCGTTGCTAA
- a CDS encoding chaperone protein DnaJ, translated as MYDMTGNSGAADKFGAGPGFNPFAQAGGENPFGAGANPFAGAAGGQGFSFNDFEEIFQKMSGAGKDKTRKPQGPEPGADIHFKLRLSFLEAVNGCSKEISFNTFRRCGSCTGSGFQDSGSKAKCVHCGGRGKKVMSTGFFHMQQDCTHCGGTGETGRSSCTHCSGKGIVKDRSVQTLPVPKGVDNKERLKVSGKGEAGVRNGPPGNLYVEISVDEHPVFHREGCDIHVITPITLATAVLGGAVRVPTLTGEVETKVPVGTQQGDKLVLRGRGVHRPNQNKTGDFFIHFAVLLPKSLTEKQKNLIADFAKDEKPLELTDPQLQELKGRYKSWFAA; from the coding sequence ATGTATGACATGACTGGAAACTCCGGTGCTGCAGATAAATTTGGTGCTGGTCCGGGTTTTAACCCCTTTGCTCAGGCAGGCGGTGAAAATCCTTTTGGGGCGGGTGCCAATCCGTTTGCGGGTGCTGCCGGTGGGCAAGGGTTTTCATTTAATGACTTCGAGGAGATCTTTCAAAAGATGAGTGGTGCGGGAAAGGACAAAACTCGTAAGCCGCAGGGTCCGGAGCCAGGTGCGGACATTCACTTCAAACTCCGACTCTCTTTCCTCGAAGCTGTGAATGGGTGCAGCAAGGAGATATCCTTCAACACCTTCCGTCGCTGTGGCTCTTGTACGGGGAGTGGTTTCCAAGACTCGGGATCTAAAGCAAAGTGTGTGCACTGCGGTGGGCGTGGGAAGAAAGTAATGAGCACAGGTTTCTTTCACATGCAGCAAGACTGTACGCACTGTGGCGGAACGGGCGAAACTGGCAGGTCTTCTTGTACTCACTGCAGCGGGAAGGGAATTGTCAAGGATCGTAGTGTCCAAACCTTACCTGTTCCAAAGGGCGTTGACAACAAGGAACGGCTGAAGGTCAGCGGCAAGGGTGAGGCAGGCGTTCGAAACGGTCCACCAGGAAACCTGTACGTGGAGATAAGTGTTGACGAGCACCCAGTATTTCATCGTGAGGGATGTGACATTCACGTAATAACGCCTATTACTCTTGCGACTGCAGTTCTTGGCGGTGCCGTGCGGGTACCAACGCTAACGGGTGAAGTGGAAACAAAGGTACCGGTGGGTACTCAGCAAGGCGATAAGCTGGTGCTCCGGGGTCGGGGTGTGCATCGGCCAAATCAGAATAAAACGGGCGATTTCTTTATTCATTTTGCGGTCCTGCTTCCGAAATCATTAACAGAGAAGCAGAAGAATTTGATTGCTGACTTTGCAAAGGACGAGAAACCGCTGGAACTTACGGATCCGCAATTGCAGGAGCTGAAGGGTCGGTACAAATCTTGGTTTGCCGCCTAG
- a CDS encoding 60S ribosomal protein L10, putative, whose product MARRPARCYRFCKNKPYPKSRFCRGVPDPRIRTFDIGKRRAPVDEFPVCVHVVSRELEQISSEALEAARIQANKYMVKRANKECFHMRIRAHPFHVLRINKMLSCAGADRLQTGMRQSYGKPNGTCARVRIGQILLSMRTKDTYVPQALESLRRAKMKFPGRQIIVISKYWGFTNILRNEYEELRDAGKLQQRGLHVKLITPKGKITPYNIMA is encoded by the coding sequence ATGGCTCGCCGTCCCGCACGTTGCTACCGCTTCTGCAAGAACAAACCGTATCCTAAGTCACGCTTCTGTCGTGGTGTACCGGACCCGAGGATTCGCACCTTCGACATTGGTAAGCGCCGTGCGCCAGTGGATGAGTTCCCCGTGTGTGTCCATGTTGTGTCCCGTGAACTAGAGCAAATCTCATCTGAGGCATTGGAAGCTGCCCGTATTCAGGCTAACAAGTATATGGTGAAGCGTGCCAACAAGGAATGTTTCCACATGCGTATCCGCGCCCATCCGTTCCACGTACTTCGCATCAACAAAATGCTTTCGTGTGCTGGCGCCGATCGTCTGCAGACGGGCATGCGGCAGTCGTACGGCAAACCGAATGGGACCTGCGCCCGCGTGCGGATTGGTCAGATCCTCTTGTCTATGAGGACAAAGGACACATACGTCCCACAGGCACTGGAGTCTCTTCGCCGTGCTAAGATGAAGTTCCCTGGTAGGCAAATCATTGTGATATCGAAATATTGGGGCTTCACAAACATCCTCCGAAATGAGTACGAGGAGTTACGTGACGCAGGGAAGTTGCAACAACGCGGCCTCCACGTGAAGCTGATCACACCAAAGGGTAAGATCACCCCATACAACATCATGGCCTAA
- a CDS encoding adenylate kinase, putative: protein MTSTEKPKVFFVLGGPGSGKGTVCARLVEEFGYTHFSAGDLLRQASRDKTTEVAQKISQILVEGGIVPSELTVALLKNALNTHPSPRGYVIDGFPRKMDQMFMFEEDIVPAKAILFFDCTEETMEARLIGRASSGSGRDDDNIETIRRRFRTNAEQCVPVVEHYKKQGRLYTVDGNRSREEVYADVKKIFLKEGEELLKK, encoded by the coding sequence ATGACATCCACCGAGAAGCCGAAggtattttttgttcttggTGGCCCAGGATCGGGAAAGGGTACAGTTTGTGCCCGTCTCGTTGAAGAGTTTGGTTATACGCACTTCAGCGCGGGGGATCTCCTTCGTCAGGCAAGTCGAGACAAAACAACTGAGGTTGCACAGAAAATATCTCAAATTCTCGTGGAGGGTGGCATTGTGCCATCCGAACTGACAGTTGCGCTGTTGAAAAATGCCCTCAATACTCACCCCAGTCCCCGTGGTTATGTCATTGACGGATTCCCACGCAAAATGGATCagatgtttatgtttgagGAAGACATTGTGCCCGCTAAGgccattcttttcttcgacTGTACGGAGGAAACAATGGAGGCGCGTTTGATCGGCCGTGCGTCGTCTGGTTCTGGGCGTGACGACGACAATATCGAAACGATACGTCGCCGCTTCCGGACGAATGCCGAGCAGTGCGTACCGGTGGTGGAACATTATAAAAAGCAAGGGCGTTTATACACTGTTGACGGTAACCGCAGTCGGGAGGAAGTGTATGCTGATGtcaagaaaatatttttgaaggagggggaggaactACTGAAGAAATGA